The following coding sequences lie in one Myxococcales bacterium genomic window:
- a CDS encoding glycosyltransferase family 4 protein, whose translation MRQVVVDARSISGKKSGIGNTLEALLRHMIPMAEGYRFLLLRHPDKKTPIVEHERVRELTFPGETKSPVTVFGLGFAHRFGQFDLFHSPADLVPLALACPWVVTIHDLMWVEAPALASAFVPVRLANGVWYRANFARSIRGARRIIAISQATADAIARLYPEHRDKVSVIHHGFDPERHRSERGGARSLLDPWVPPGAAFSLIVGQGSPYKNHPAMVRAFVEAMGSRTDHKLVLVRRFSRVDGEMERLLARPEVARLVVTIPHVSDELLFTLYTHARMLLFASRYEGFGLPALEAMGFGLPVLASTAAAVLEVTGDAALHADPSDHSDLVRKIHALDRDDALRTRLVRAGAQRTRDFSWDRAARATLEVYRSAIEDRT comes from the coding sequence GTGCGCCAGGTCGTCGTCGATGCTCGAAGCATCTCCGGGAAAAAGAGCGGCATCGGCAATACCCTCGAGGCGTTGCTCCGCCACATGATCCCAATGGCGGAGGGTTATCGCTTCCTCCTGCTTCGCCACCCGGACAAAAAAACACCCATCGTCGAGCACGAGCGGGTGCGAGAGCTCACCTTCCCTGGCGAAACCAAGAGCCCAGTCACGGTGTTCGGCCTCGGCTTCGCACACCGCTTCGGGCAGTTCGACCTCTTCCACTCGCCGGCGGACCTGGTGCCCCTGGCCTTGGCTTGCCCGTGGGTCGTCACCATTCACGACTTGATGTGGGTCGAGGCCCCTGCGCTCGCCTCTGCATTCGTCCCGGTGCGCCTGGCAAACGGGGTCTGGTATCGGGCGAACTTCGCGCGCTCGATCCGCGGCGCCCGCCGCATCATCGCCATCTCGCAGGCCACCGCTGACGCCATCGCACGCCTGTATCCGGAACATCGCGACAAAGTCAGCGTGATTCACCACGGCTTCGATCCCGAGCGCCACCGGAGTGAACGAGGAGGAGCTCGCAGTCTGCTCGATCCATGGGTCCCCCCGGGTGCCGCGTTCTCGCTGATCGTCGGACAGGGCTCGCCCTACAAGAATCACCCGGCCATGGTGCGTGCCTTCGTCGAAGCCATGGGGTCACGCACGGACCACAAACTCGTCCTCGTGCGGCGCTTCAGTCGAGTCGATGGCGAGATGGAACGTCTGCTTGCCCGTCCCGAGGTCGCGCGGCTCGTGGTCACCATCCCTCACGTCTCGGACGAGCTCCTGTTCACTCTGTACACTCACGCGCGCATGTTGCTGTTCGCCTCGCGCTACGAAGGATTCGGCCTGCCGGCGCTCGAGGCGATGGGTTTTGGCCTGCCCGTGCTGGCTTCGACGGCTGCGGCGGTGCTCGAGGTGACGGGTGATGCTGCGCTGCACGCCGATCCCAGCGACCACTCGGATCTGGTGCGGAAGATCCACGCTCTGGATCGAGACGACGCGCTCCGGACGCGCCTGGTCCGAGCGGGTGCCCAGAGAACTCGGGATTTCTCGTGGGATCGAGCTGCCCGCGCAACGCTCGAAGTCTACCGCTCGGCGATCGAGGACCGCACATGA
- a CDS encoding NAD(P)H-binding protein: MSEFVAGATGYTGRELVRILAESGRHPIAHVRPDSSRLDEWRARFEALGAEVDTTVWEPERMAETLQRLSPSVVYALLGTTRARGRASAGKDDYESVDYALTALLLTAAKHADPQPRFVYLSSVGAAPATKNPYLAVRARIERELRESGLPFTLVRPSFITGADRDDGRLGERIGASVVDVGLSVASLFGARRAAQRYRSTTNTTLAAALARVGTEPHFLNRVAEGDDLR, translated from the coding sequence ATGAGTGAGTTCGTGGCTGGCGCGACGGGATACACAGGGCGGGAGCTGGTGCGCATCCTCGCCGAGAGCGGACGGCATCCGATCGCCCACGTTCGCCCGGACTCGTCGCGTCTGGACGAGTGGAGGGCGCGCTTCGAGGCACTGGGTGCCGAGGTCGACACCACGGTCTGGGAGCCGGAGCGCATGGCAGAGACGCTGCAACGGCTGAGCCCGAGTGTCGTCTACGCGCTGCTCGGCACGACTCGAGCGCGCGGACGTGCGTCGGCTGGCAAGGACGACTACGAGAGCGTCGACTACGCACTCACGGCGTTGTTGCTCACCGCAGCCAAACACGCTGACCCCCAGCCGCGTTTTGTCTATCTCTCGAGCGTGGGTGCCGCGCCGGCCACGAAGAATCCCTATCTCGCGGTTCGTGCCCGCATCGAGCGTGAGCTCCGAGAGAGTGGCCTCCCGTTCACCCTGGTGCGCCCGTCGTTCATCACGGGTGCCGATCGCGACGACGGACGTCTGGGAGAACGAATCGGGGCGAGTGTCGTGGATGTTGGGCTGTCCGTCGCGAGCCTGTTTGGCGCGCGCCGCGCCGCTCAGCGCTACCGCTCGACCACGAACACGACCCTCGCGGCTGCGCTGGCGCGGGTCGGAACGGAGCCGCACTTCCTGAATCGCGTCGCCGAGGGTGACGACCTCAGGTGA